One part of the Brevundimonas sp. NIBR11 genome encodes these proteins:
- the nudC gene encoding NAD(+) diphosphatase: MALPTVNTFAGNPLDRAGDLRNMPEWLAEQAESPDALAMVFWEGQPLLEDHADGPRLAWISLTHARDLAPVPDQEVFLGLWKSAPVFAVELEGPVDPAEGPVRGLGVFTGMREAAAVLSGAEAAMAGGAKSLFDWRRRHGFCANCGHETKASAGGWRRVCPSCEAEHYPRVDPVTIMLPVFEGRCLLGRQAAWPAGRMSALAGFLEPGETIEEACAREIKEEAGLTVTRVRYHSSQPWPFPSQLMIGLIADVSDNDATPDQTELEAVRWFTREEAAAVLAGAHEVKAPPSFAIAHTLIRAWVDGFELE; the protein is encoded by the coding sequence ATGGCCCTCCCGACCGTCAACACCTTCGCCGGCAATCCGCTGGATCGCGCCGGCGACCTTCGCAACATGCCCGAGTGGCTGGCCGAACAGGCCGAGAGCCCCGACGCCCTGGCCATGGTCTTCTGGGAGGGGCAGCCTCTGCTGGAGGATCATGCCGACGGGCCGCGTCTGGCGTGGATTTCGCTGACCCATGCCCGGGATCTGGCGCCCGTGCCCGATCAGGAAGTGTTCCTGGGGCTGTGGAAGTCGGCGCCGGTCTTCGCGGTCGAGCTTGAAGGACCGGTCGATCCGGCGGAGGGACCGGTCCGGGGGCTGGGCGTTTTCACCGGCATGCGCGAGGCGGCGGCGGTGCTGTCCGGGGCGGAGGCGGCGATGGCGGGCGGGGCCAAGTCCCTGTTCGACTGGCGTCGGCGCCACGGCTTCTGCGCCAACTGCGGACACGAAACGAAGGCGTCGGCGGGCGGCTGGCGACGGGTCTGTCCGAGTTGCGAGGCTGAACACTACCCGCGCGTCGATCCTGTGACGATCATGCTGCCGGTGTTCGAGGGGCGTTGCCTGCTGGGCCGTCAGGCGGCCTGGCCAGCCGGACGGATGTCGGCGCTGGCAGGCTTCCTGGAGCCCGGGGAGACGATCGAGGAAGCCTGCGCCCGCGAGATCAAGGAGGAGGCGGGGCTGACGGTGACGCGGGTGCGCTATCACTCCAGCCAGCCTTGGCCCTTCCCTTCGCAGCTGATGATCGGGCTGATCGCGGACGTCTCGGACAACGACGCCACGCCGGACCAGACTGAGCTGGAGGCCGTGCGCTGGTTCACCCGCGAGGAGGCGGCCGCCGTCCTGGCCGGGGCGCACGAGGTCAAGGCTCCGCCGAGCTTCGCCATCGCCCATACCCTGATCCGGGCGTGGGTGGACGGGTTTGAGTTGGAGTGA
- a CDS encoding TraB/GumN family protein, whose protein sequence is MPLLARLKSSSASAGRIAVGVALGVSLTFGLLAGAPKALAQDAHEHAHAAILPAVGDGPALWSVSDADSTIYLFGAVHVLRPDTPWGSAKIDEAFDASQTVIFEISNPDDQSALTPLIRQYGLSPQTPLSSLLTPAEFADLDAAARTLGGTGAGLDPMRPWLAGVTLSMAPLVKAGYDPQSGVEMILKHRAEDAGKPITGLETLEIQIGTLAGLSEPTQLAFLRSTLADFDEATTELDALVNAWAAGDVDTIDRLAVTEMRADSEEVYQSLLVRRNAAWADKIQTLLAGSGTTFIAVGSAHLAGDDSVQAILQSRGVIVTRR, encoded by the coding sequence ATGCCGCTTCTCGCTCGCCTGAAGTCGTCCTCCGCCTCCGCCGGCCGCATCGCAGTCGGGGTCGCCTTGGGCGTCAGCCTGACATTCGGCCTTCTGGCGGGCGCGCCCAAGGCCTTGGCCCAGGACGCCCATGAGCATGCTCACGCCGCCATCCTCCCGGCGGTCGGCGACGGCCCGGCCCTGTGGTCCGTCTCGGACGCGGATTCGACCATCTACCTGTTCGGCGCCGTCCATGTTCTGCGCCCCGACACCCCCTGGGGCTCGGCCAAGATCGATGAGGCCTTCGACGCCAGCCAGACCGTGATCTTCGAGATTTCCAACCCCGACGACCAGTCCGCCCTGACGCCGCTGATCCGCCAGTACGGCCTCTCGCCGCAGACGCCCCTGTCCAGTCTGTTGACCCCTGCGGAGTTCGCCGACCTCGACGCGGCCGCCCGCACCCTCGGCGGGACGGGCGCCGGCCTCGATCCGATGCGCCCCTGGCTAGCCGGGGTGACCCTTTCGATGGCTCCGCTGGTCAAGGCTGGCTATGACCCGCAGTCTGGCGTCGAGATGATCCTCAAGCATCGCGCCGAAGACGCGGGCAAGCCGATCACCGGTCTGGAGACGCTGGAAATCCAGATCGGCACGCTGGCCGGGTTGTCCGAACCGACCCAGCTGGCCTTCCTGCGTTCGACCCTGGCTGATTTCGACGAGGCCACGACCGAACTCGACGCCCTGGTGAATGCCTGGGCGGCGGGAGACGTCGATACCATCGACCGCCTCGCCGTCACCGAGATGCGCGCCGATTCCGAGGAGGTCTATCAATCGCTGCTGGTCCGCCGAAACGCCGCCTGGGCCGACAAGATCCAGACTTTGCTGGCCGGCTCGGGCACGACCTTCATCGCCGTCGGCAGCGCCCATCTGGCCGGCGATGACAGCGTCCAGGCCATTCTGCAGTCGCGCGGCGTCATCGTGACCCGCCGCTAG
- a CDS encoding DNA polymerase III subunit gamma/tau: MTDVDLDSGDPPWAEDDAPERDENTDDMFGAPVPAPAAAVVKESIPISTPAPVEGEGEAYTVLARKYRPRIFEDLIGQEAMVRTLTNAFATGRIAHAFMLTGVRGVGKTTTARLLARALNNETDVIDRPSLELTAHGRHDAAIMAGQHMDVMEMDAASHTGVNDIRDILESVRYAPVEARYKVYVLDEVHMLSNQAFNALLKTLEEPPPHAKFIFATTEIRKVPVTILSRCQRFDLRRVEPEILVEHLGRIATKEGMKVEDDALALIARAAEGSVRDGLSLLDQALVQGEKGEPVATDTVRDMLGLADRSQTIALFEQIMAGRTPEAIETFRTLYGYGADPVQVTNDLLEHCHAASVAKMLGPNATRLPNDQAQRLAAMGSAVSAGTLSRTWSMLLKALDEVRRAPSPADAVEMAIVRLAYAADLPGPEEALKKLQNGEPLGGGAGGPRGGGGGGGASAQLSVRPAPIPTLPDPQSFEDVVSLVGQKREIALQMEIERYVRPVSFAPGRLTFEPVAGMPANLATKLASRLKEWTGRQWFVIANGEGGGETVIELNRRETAQVRAEVEADPFVKAVLEAFPGAVVGEIKTIAPSVEMPAIPDEIEDDAD, encoded by the coding sequence ATGACCGACGTCGACCTTGATTCCGGCGATCCGCCCTGGGCGGAAGACGATGCGCCCGAGCGTGACGAGAACACCGACGACATGTTCGGTGCCCCCGTGCCTGCGCCCGCCGCAGCGGTCGTGAAGGAGTCCATCCCCATTTCCACGCCCGCTCCCGTCGAGGGCGAAGGCGAGGCCTACACCGTCCTCGCCCGCAAATACCGGCCCAGGATCTTCGAGGACCTGATCGGTCAGGAGGCCATGGTCCGAACCCTGACGAACGCCTTTGCCACCGGCCGCATCGCCCACGCTTTCATGCTGACCGGGGTGCGGGGGGTCGGTAAGACCACGACAGCCCGCCTGCTGGCCCGCGCCCTGAACAACGAGACCGACGTCATCGACCGGCCTTCGCTGGAGTTGACCGCCCACGGCCGCCATGACGCGGCCATCATGGCGGGTCAGCACATGGACGTCATGGAGATGGACGCCGCCTCCCACACCGGCGTCAACGACATCCGCGATATCCTCGAAAGCGTCCGCTACGCGCCGGTCGAGGCCCGCTACAAGGTCTACGTCCTCGACGAAGTCCACATGCTGTCGAACCAGGCCTTCAACGCCCTGCTGAAGACGCTGGAAGAGCCGCCGCCCCACGCCAAATTCATCTTCGCCACCACCGAGATCCGCAAGGTGCCGGTGACGATCCTCAGCCGCTGCCAGCGGTTCGACCTGCGCCGCGTAGAGCCGGAAATCCTGGTCGAGCACCTCGGACGCATCGCCACGAAGGAAGGCATGAAGGTCGAGGACGACGCGCTCGCCCTCATCGCCCGCGCCGCCGAGGGCTCGGTCCGCGACGGTCTGTCCCTGCTGGATCAGGCCCTGGTCCAGGGCGAGAAGGGCGAGCCGGTCGCGACCGACACCGTCCGCGACATGCTGGGCCTCGCCGATCGTTCCCAGACCATCGCCCTGTTCGAACAGATCATGGCTGGTCGCACGCCCGAGGCGATCGAAACCTTCCGCACCCTCTACGGCTACGGCGCCGATCCGGTTCAGGTGACCAACGACCTGCTGGAACACTGCCACGCCGCCTCGGTCGCCAAGATGCTGGGTCCGAACGCGACCCGCCTGCCCAACGATCAGGCCCAGAGGCTGGCGGCCATGGGTTCCGCGGTCTCGGCGGGAACCCTGTCGCGAACCTGGTCCATGCTGCTGAAGGCGCTGGACGAGGTCCGCCGCGCGCCCTCGCCAGCCGATGCCGTCGAAATGGCCATCGTCCGCCTCGCCTACGCCGCCGACCTGCCCGGTCCGGAAGAGGCGCTGAAGAAGCTGCAGAACGGCGAACCGCTGGGCGGCGGCGCGGGCGGCCCACGCGGCGGCGGGGGAGGCGGCGGCGCCTCGGCCCAGCTTTCGGTTCGCCCCGCGCCCATCCCGACCCTGCCCGATCCGCAGTCGTTCGAGGACGTCGTGTCCTTGGTCGGTCAGAAGCGCGAGATCGCCCTTCAGATGGAGATCGAGCGCTACGTCCGCCCCGTCTCCTTCGCGCCCGGCCGTCTGACCTTCGAGCCGGTCGCCGGCATGCCCGCCAATCTGGCGACGAAGCTGGCCTCGCGGCTCAAGGAATGGACCGGACGTCAGTGGTTCGTCATCGCCAACGGCGAGGGCGGCGGCGAGACGGTCATCGAGCTCAATCGTCGCGAGACCGCCCAGGTCCGCGCAGAGGTCGAGGCCGACCCTTTCGTCAAGGCGGTGCTGGAGGCCTTCCCCGGCGCCGTCGTCGGCGAGATCAAGACCATCGCCCCCTCGGTCGAGATGCCCGCCATCCCGGATGAGATCGAGGACGACGCGGACTAA
- a CDS encoding YbaB/EbfC family nucleoid-associated protein: protein MKDLNALMQQAQAMQQKLQDAQAKMAETTAEGTSGGGLVTIGLKGPGEVTSVKIDDSLMVPGDTEILVDLIVAAHADAKRKLDAVNAELMREAAGPMAGMNIPGMPKLF, encoded by the coding sequence ATGAAAGATCTCAACGCCCTGATGCAACAGGCCCAGGCGATGCAGCAGAAGCTGCAGGACGCCCAGGCCAAGATGGCCGAAACCACCGCCGAGGGCACCTCGGGCGGCGGCCTCGTCACGATCGGCCTCAAGGGTCCCGGTGAGGTGACCTCGGTGAAGATCGACGACAGTCTGATGGTCCCCGGCGACACAGAGATCCTGGTCGACCTGATCGTCGCTGCCCATGCCGACGCCAAGCGCAAGCTTGACGCCGTCAACGCCGAGCTGATGCGCGAGGCCGCCGGCCCCATGGCGGGGATGAACATCCCGGGCATGCCGAAACTCTTCTGA
- the recR gene encoding recombination mediator RecR produces the protein MAASAGPEIERLISLLAKLPGLGPRSARRAALALLKRREQLLEPLAASLAETAAKVVSCSVCGTPDTRDPCSICSDPNRDNALICVVEEAGSLWAMERSGAFRGKYHVLGGLLSALDGIGPEALRVSELVGRVKGGGVREVVLALPATVDGQTTAHYLADRISGDGVEITSLARGVPVGGDLDWLDDGTIVQALRARRPA, from the coding sequence TTGGCCGCCTCCGCCGGACCCGAGATCGAGCGCCTGATTTCGCTCCTGGCCAAGCTGCCGGGGCTGGGTCCGCGCTCGGCCCGGCGCGCGGCCCTGGCCCTGCTGAAGCGCCGCGAACAACTGCTCGAACCGCTGGCGGCGTCGCTCGCCGAGACGGCCGCCAAGGTCGTGTCCTGCTCGGTCTGCGGCACGCCGGACACCCGTGATCCCTGCTCCATTTGCTCGGACCCCAACCGCGACAACGCCCTGATCTGCGTCGTTGAGGAGGCGGGTTCGCTGTGGGCCATGGAGCGGTCCGGCGCCTTCCGAGGCAAATACCATGTGCTGGGCGGACTCCTGTCCGCGCTGGACGGGATCGGCCCCGAGGCCCTGCGCGTCTCCGAACTGGTCGGCCGCGTGAAGGGCGGAGGGGTGCGCGAGGTCGTCCTAGCTCTTCCCGCCACCGTCGACGGCCAGACCACCGCCCACTACCTCGCCGACCGGATTTCAGGCGACGGCGTCGAGATCACCTCCCTCGCACGCGGCGTTCCCGTCGGCGGCGACCTCGACTGGCTCGACGACGGCACCATCGTCCAGGCGCTGAGGGCCCGGCGGCCGGCGTGA
- a CDS encoding TonB-dependent receptor has product MKTLSLTLSGVLLATSALIAPAFAYAQTAPAEGPARVGVPADPQDESTQVDEIVVLGRYIPEPNRESPEVAAFLTAEDLARTGDSNAAEALTRVTGLSIVEGRFIYVRGLGERYSSALLNGSPLPSPEPLQRVIPLDLFPSDILAGVTVQKTYSANYPGEFGGGLIDLQTIATPNEPFFTLKAGIGGNTETTAQDSLIYMGSRTDFTGFDDDTRDVPGPIALAFNSGRRINANNYSAAELRRMGQSLVNAPLRLLQREEAPVNFSLGATGGASMDTGIGAVGAVFVAGYDNAWKTRQGVRQTGRLDAGNLVVANDFGFQSTQNDIGLNFLGGLSLESGENTIKWTNLYVRNVTKEARTQEGVDDAAGSTRRTDLTAWYVRQLLSTQLTGEHFFGDAWQLNWRAAYAKTSRDAPYETQFGYGLNAQGAYIHSIQSNSIAFSELNDDVVSGGADLSYILPLSDYREAKFTVGASTYDNNRDSAERRLRFNAINTLTADQLESRVDYLFSDFNIGPYLQLEEVTGSNGAAAYDGQLTVNAVYGQVEAEVIPLVNLTVGVRYEDGEQTVNPRDLFGGVTGLPRTTIAEQYVLPAATVTWNFAEDMQLRLAASKTIGRPQFRELAPQQYRDIETDRTFIGNQFLVDTEITNLDARFEWYFARQQFITAGVFYKDLSKPVESSVVDQGSNISQTFLNAPNARIMGAEVEAKKYFEFPDSSMEFIANKRWLVQANYTFSDSEVQVEAGDTVLTQSGLGVPENAAFYVVDGSRLQGQSDHVANLQLGWEDDVARSQATFILNYVSERTSARNIAGNPDLVQDPGTFLDFVYRKDFDVAGRELGLAIELRNLLGNDYTEYEELGSTKIDVNSYDLGQSASISLTARF; this is encoded by the coding sequence ATGAAGACGCTCTCCCTGACCCTGAGCGGGGTCCTGCTGGCCACCAGCGCGTTGATCGCGCCGGCGTTCGCTTACGCTCAAACCGCCCCGGCTGAAGGCCCCGCACGGGTCGGGGTCCCCGCCGATCCCCAAGACGAGTCGACCCAGGTCGACGAGATCGTCGTGCTGGGCCGCTACATCCCCGAACCAAACCGCGAGAGCCCGGAAGTCGCGGCCTTCCTGACGGCGGAAGACCTGGCCCGCACCGGGGATTCCAACGCCGCCGAAGCCCTGACCCGCGTCACCGGCCTGTCCATCGTCGAAGGCCGCTTCATCTACGTCCGCGGTCTGGGCGAGCGCTATTCCTCGGCCCTGCTGAACGGCTCGCCCCTGCCGAGCCCCGAACCGCTGCAGCGCGTGATTCCGCTGGATTTGTTCCCGTCGGACATCCTGGCCGGCGTGACGGTCCAGAAGACCTATTCGGCCAACTATCCCGGCGAGTTCGGCGGCGGTCTGATCGACCTGCAGACGATCGCGACGCCGAACGAGCCTTTCTTCACCCTGAAGGCGGGCATAGGCGGCAACACCGAAACGACGGCGCAAGACAGCCTGATCTACATGGGCTCGCGGACGGACTTCACGGGCTTCGACGACGATACCCGCGACGTCCCGGGTCCGATCGCCCTGGCCTTCAACTCGGGTCGCCGGATCAACGCCAACAATTATTCGGCCGCCGAGCTGCGTCGCATGGGCCAGTCGCTGGTCAATGCGCCGCTGCGTCTGCTGCAGCGTGAAGAGGCGCCGGTGAACTTCAGCCTCGGCGCCACCGGCGGCGCGTCCATGGACACCGGCATCGGCGCCGTGGGCGCCGTCTTCGTGGCCGGCTACGATAACGCGTGGAAGACCCGCCAGGGCGTTCGCCAGACCGGCCGCCTCGACGCCGGCAATCTGGTGGTCGCCAATGACTTCGGCTTCCAGTCGACCCAGAACGACATCGGTCTGAACTTCCTGGGCGGTCTCAGCCTCGAGAGCGGCGAGAACACGATCAAGTGGACCAACCTCTACGTCCGCAACGTCACCAAGGAAGCCCGGACCCAGGAAGGCGTCGACGACGCGGCCGGCTCGACCCGTCGCACGGATCTGACGGCCTGGTATGTTCGCCAGCTGCTGTCGACCCAGCTGACCGGCGAGCATTTCTTCGGTGACGCGTGGCAGCTGAACTGGCGGGCGGCCTACGCCAAGACCTCGCGCGACGCTCCCTACGAGACCCAGTTCGGCTACGGGCTGAACGCCCAGGGCGCCTACATCCACTCGATCCAGTCGAACTCGATCGCCTTCAGCGAGCTGAACGACGACGTCGTGTCGGGCGGTGCGGACCTGTCGTACATCCTGCCGCTGTCGGACTACCGCGAAGCCAAGTTCACGGTCGGCGCCTCGACCTACGACAACAACCGCGACTCGGCCGAGCGTCGTCTGCGCTTCAACGCGATCAACACCCTGACCGCGGACCAGCTCGAATCGCGCGTCGACTATCTGTTCTCGGACTTCAACATCGGGCCGTATCTGCAGCTCGAGGAGGTCACGGGCTCGAACGGGGCCGCGGCCTATGACGGCCAACTGACGGTCAACGCCGTCTATGGCCAGGTCGAGGCCGAGGTGATCCCGCTGGTCAACCTGACCGTCGGCGTCCGCTACGAGGACGGCGAACAGACGGTCAACCCGCGCGACCTGTTCGGCGGGGTGACCGGCCTGCCGCGCACCACGATCGCCGAGCAGTACGTCCTGCCCGCCGCGACCGTGACGTGGAACTTCGCCGAGGACATGCAGCTGCGTCTGGCCGCATCGAAGACCATCGGCCGTCCGCAGTTCCGCGAACTGGCGCCGCAGCAGTACCGGGACATCGAGACGGACCGGACCTTCATCGGCAACCAGTTCCTGGTCGACACCGAGATCACCAACCTGGACGCCCGGTTCGAGTGGTATTTCGCCCGCCAGCAGTTCATCACCGCCGGCGTCTTCTACAAGGACCTGTCCAAGCCGGTGGAATCCAGCGTCGTGGATCAGGGCTCGAACATCTCGCAGACCTTCCTGAACGCTCCGAACGCCCGGATCATGGGCGCCGAGGTCGAGGCGAAGAAATACTTCGAGTTCCCTGATTCGAGCATGGAGTTCATCGCCAACAAGCGCTGGCTGGTGCAGGCCAACTACACCTTCTCGGACTCCGAGGTTCAGGTGGAGGCGGGCGACACCGTCCTGACCCAGAGCGGTCTGGGCGTGCCGGAGAACGCGGCCTTCTACGTCGTCGACGGCAGCCGCCTGCAAGGCCAGTCGGATCACGTCGCCAACCTGCAACTGGGCTGGGAAGACGATGTGGCCCGCTCGCAGGCGACGTTCATCCTGAACTACGTCTCGGAGCGGACCTCAGCCCGCAACATCGCCGGCAACCCCGACCTGGTCCAGGATCCGGGGACCTTCCTGGACTTCGTTTACCGCAAGGACTTCGACGTCGCGGGTCGCGAGCTGGGTCTGGCGATCGAACTGCGCAACCTGCTCGGCAACGACTACACCGAGTATGAGGAGCTGGGTTCGACCAAGATCGACGTCAACTCCTACGACCTGGGCCAGAGCGCCTCGATCAGCCTGACCGCCCGCTTCTAA
- a CDS encoding cytochrome c family protein: MSGDLKWNKIFGAGLGTVFAILVVQQVSGAIYATHAPEKMGYLVNVPDEADAGAAEAELPPDWGTVLPAADLAAGEAAFARCQACHNIAAGGPDGIGPNLYGVVGGPVMHRAGFAYSDAMAAHKAEAPTWGYDQLNTFITAPNRYVPGTKMSFAGLRDTPTRINLIAYLRSQGSTGFAIPAPDPARQPGAAAPAEGAAPADAATAGTESGAAPAEAATGAATTQTGDVAPPAATSAPSND; the protein is encoded by the coding sequence ATGAGCGGCGATCTGAAGTGGAACAAGATTTTCGGTGCGGGCCTGGGGACGGTGTTCGCCATCCTGGTGGTCCAGCAGGTCTCGGGCGCGATCTATGCGACGCACGCCCCCGAGAAGATGGGTTATCTGGTCAACGTGCCTGACGAAGCCGACGCGGGCGCCGCCGAGGCCGAGCTGCCGCCGGATTGGGGTACGGTCCTGCCGGCCGCGGACCTGGCCGCCGGTGAAGCCGCCTTCGCGCGCTGCCAGGCCTGCCACAACATCGCCGCCGGCGGTCCCGACGGCATCGGCCCGAACCTGTATGGCGTTGTGGGCGGTCCGGTCATGCACCGCGCCGGCTTCGCCTATTCCGACGCCATGGCCGCGCACAAGGCCGAGGCGCCGACCTGGGGCTATGACCAGCTGAACACCTTCATCACCGCCCCGAACCGCTATGTGCCGGGCACCAAGATGTCGTTCGCCGGTCTGCGGGACACGCCGACCCGCATCAACCTGATCGCCTATCTGCGCTCGCAGGGCTCGACCGGTTTCGCCATTCCGGCGCCGGATCCCGCGCGTCAGCCTGGCGCCGCCGCCCCGGCGGAAGGCGCGGCTCCCGCCGACGCCGCGACCGCGGGCACGGAATCGGGCGCCGCCCCGGCCGAGGCCGCGACCGGCGCCGCCACGACCCAGACGGGCGACGTCGCTCCCCCGGCGGCCACGAGCGCTCCGTCCAACGACTGA
- a CDS encoding DUF3597 domain-containing protein: MSILGNILGKIFNRDKDKPKAPSAPQQPAPTSTPVQAPSTPAAAAPAPQAAQPVDVAGILDFMNDQRDQKLNWRTSIVDLMKLLGMESSLAERKELADELGYTGDKSDSASMNIWLHKKVIQKIVDNGGQLPRDMTD; the protein is encoded by the coding sequence ATGAGCATTCTCGGCAACATCCTCGGCAAGATCTTCAACCGCGACAAGGACAAGCCGAAGGCTCCCAGCGCGCCTCAGCAGCCGGCCCCGACCTCCACCCCCGTCCAGGCGCCATCGACGCCCGCCGCCGCCGCCCCCGCGCCCCAGGCCGCCCAGCCCGTCGACGTCGCCGGCATCCTCGACTTCATGAACGACCAGCGGGACCAGAAGCTGAACTGGCGCACGTCCATCGTCGACCTGATGAAACTCCTGGGCATGGAAAGCTCGCTGGCCGAGCGCAAGGAGCTGGCCGACGAGCTCGGCTACACGGGCGACAAGTCCGACAGCGCCTCGATGAACATCTGGCTGCACAAGAAGGTGATCCAGAAGATCGTGGACAACGGCGGCCAGCTACCCCGCGATATGACCGACTGA
- the rmuC gene encoding DNA recombination protein RmuC codes for MNTLSIVLAILSLVLLGGFLWAFMGWRTATAALSSAQEKIVLVEESRTTMSELLKAQAAQSAQVIADQMVTRATETFQAQDRVARERMEAQLKPVAETLAKFESQVAALEKARAEETGTLKEQLSALMIASSATRDEAKRLTEVLRGNTGRRGRWGEQTCRNVLEAAGMAGRFDFTEQTSSANDEGRQMRPDFLVRLPGGGLFVIDAKVPLAFPDASEPDDEARDAAMAARNAASIKTHVRDLSAKAYQDQFKPSPDFVALFVPSDAFLSAALDRDPDLMTDAMARRVIIVTPSTLFALCKAVAYGWRAEEQSRNADEVAKLGKELYKRLSVMGGHVFGVGRALEQAVGKYNQFVGSLESQVMVSAKRFEDLQVDHEGKQLPDLTAIDQAPRAISRPELVHDRAADA; via the coding sequence ATGAACACGCTCTCGATCGTCCTCGCCATCCTCTCGCTGGTCCTTCTGGGCGGCTTCCTGTGGGCCTTCATGGGCTGGCGGACGGCGACGGCGGCCCTGTCGTCGGCGCAGGAAAAGATCGTCCTTGTCGAGGAGAGCCGGACCACCATGAGCGAACTGCTGAAGGCCCAGGCCGCCCAGTCGGCCCAGGTCATCGCCGACCAGATGGTCACCCGCGCCACCGAAACCTTCCAGGCCCAGGACCGGGTCGCCCGCGAACGGATGGAGGCCCAGCTCAAGCCCGTCGCCGAGACCCTGGCCAAGTTCGAGAGCCAGGTCGCGGCGCTGGAGAAGGCGAGGGCGGAAGAGACCGGCACGCTGAAGGAACAGCTCTCGGCCCTGATGATCGCCTCCTCGGCGACGCGGGACGAGGCCAAGCGGCTGACCGAGGTCCTGCGCGGCAATACCGGCCGCAGGGGCCGCTGGGGCGAACAGACCTGCCGCAATGTGCTTGAGGCCGCCGGTATGGCGGGCAGGTTCGACTTCACCGAACAGACCTCCAGCGCCAATGACGAGGGTCGTCAGATGCGGCCGGACTTCCTCGTGCGTCTGCCCGGCGGCGGCCTGTTCGTCATCGACGCCAAGGTGCCGCTCGCCTTCCCCGACGCATCCGAACCCGACGACGAGGCCCGCGACGCCGCCATGGCCGCCCGCAACGCCGCCAGCATCAAGACCCACGTCCGCGACCTGTCGGCCAAGGCCTATCAGGACCAGTTCAAGCCCAGCCCGGATTTCGTCGCCCTGTTCGTGCCCTCCGACGCCTTCCTGTCCGCCGCCCTGGACCGCGACCCCGACCTGATGACCGACGCGATGGCCCGCCGCGTCATCATCGTCACCCCCTCGACCCTGTTCGCCTTGTGCAAGGCCGTCGCCTACGGCTGGCGCGCCGAGGAGCAGTCGAGGAATGCCGACGAGGTCGCGAAGCTGGGCAAGGAACTCTACAAGCGCCTCTCCGTCATGGGCGGTCACGTCTTCGGCGTCGGCCGTGCGCTCGAACAGGCGGTCGGCAAGTACAACCAGTTCGTCGGTTCGCTGGAGAGCCAGGTCATGGTCTCGGCCAAGCGGTTCGAGGACCTGCAGGTCGACCACGAGGGCAAGCAACTCCCCGACCTGACCGCCATCGACCAGGCGCCGCGCGCCATCAGCCGCCCGGAACTGGTCCACGACCGCGCCGCCGACGCCTGA
- a CDS encoding 3-deoxy-manno-octulosonate cytidylyltransferase, with the protein MTPLILIPTRMSATRLPGKPLADIGGKPMVIRAWEQAVLSGLPVAVAAGDQEIVEVIEAAGGTAVLTDPDLPSGSDRVLAALETLDPDGDYDSVINLQGDMPLADPGIATACAALLHGEPGCDIATLVAPEADLSDRSNVDVVKAVLALAEGHKHGRALYFTRSTLYGDAPVWRHIGVYGYRREALKRFCAAPPSPLEKREKLEQLRALELGLSIWAAVIDEAPISVDNPADLEAARALV; encoded by the coding sequence ATGACGCCTTTGATACTGATACCCACTCGCATGTCGGCGACCCGTCTTCCGGGCAAGCCCCTGGCCGATATCGGCGGCAAACCCATGGTGATCCGGGCCTGGGAACAGGCTGTCCTGTCGGGTCTCCCGGTCGCCGTGGCCGCGGGCGATCAGGAGATCGTCGAGGTCATCGAGGCGGCCGGCGGCACGGCCGTCCTGACCGATCCCGACCTGCCGAGCGGGTCCGACAGGGTCCTGGCGGCTCTGGAGACGCTCGATCCCGACGGCGACTATGATTCGGTGATCAATCTTCAGGGCGACATGCCGCTGGCCGACCCCGGCATCGCAACCGCCTGCGCCGCCCTTCTTCACGGCGAGCCCGGGTGCGACATCGCCACCTTGGTCGCGCCTGAGGCCGATCTCTCGGATCGGTCGAACGTCGATGTGGTCAAGGCCGTCCTGGCGCTGGCCGAGGGCCACAAGCACGGCCGCGCCCTCTACTTCACCCGTTCGACCCTCTACGGCGACGCGCCGGTCTGGCGTCACATCGGCGTCTACGGCTACCGCCGCGAAGCCCTCAAACGCTTCTGCGCCGCCCCGCCCTCGCCGCTGGAGAAGCGCGAGAAGCTGGAGCAGCTCCGGGCGCTCGAGCTGGGCCTGTCGATCTGGGCGGCCGTCATCGACGAGGCGCCGATCTCGGTGGACAACCCGGCGGATCTGGAAGCGGCCCGGGCGTTGGTCTGA
- a CDS encoding helix-turn-helix transcriptional regulator, with translation MNNHLRVLRAERSWSQADLAAALGVSRQTVNALETGRYDPSLPLAFKIARVFAQPIEAIFSDEGA, from the coding sequence ATGAACAACCATCTCCGCGTCCTTCGCGCCGAACGCAGCTGGAGCCAGGCCGATCTCGCCGCCGCCCTCGGCGTCTCGCGCCAGACCGTCAACGCGCTGGAGACGGGCCGCTACGACCCCTCCCTGCCGCTCGCCTTCAAGATCGCGCGGGTCTTCGCCCAGCCGATCGAAGCCATCTTCTCCGACGAAGGAGCCTGA